One segment of Nostoc flagelliforme CCNUN1 DNA contains the following:
- the rpsB gene encoding 30S ribosomal protein S2, producing MPVVSLAQMMESGVHFGHQTRRWNPKMSPYIYTSRNGVHIIDLVQTAQLMDNAYNYMRSHAEQGKKFLFVGTKRQAAGIIAQEASRCGSHYINQRWLGGMLTNWATIKTRVDRLKDLERREETGALDLLPKKEASMLRREMTKLQKYLGGIKTMRKVPDIVVIVDQRREYNAVQECQKLSIPIVSMLDTNCDPDVVDIPIPANDDAIRSIKLIVGKLADAIYEGRHGQLEAEDDYEDYDGGEYDDDYEETEYTDAVIPDEETEE from the coding sequence ATGCCAGTAGTTTCATTGGCTCAAATGATGGAGTCAGGGGTTCACTTTGGGCATCAGACCCGGCGTTGGAACCCAAAAATGTCTCCTTACATTTATACTTCCCGCAATGGTGTGCATATCATCGACTTGGTGCAAACTGCCCAGTTGATGGATAATGCTTATAACTACATGCGATCGCACGCTGAACAAGGGAAGAAATTTCTTTTCGTCGGCACTAAGCGCCAAGCAGCTGGAATTATTGCTCAAGAAGCTAGCCGTTGTGGTTCCCACTACATTAACCAACGCTGGTTGGGTGGAATGTTGACCAACTGGGCAACTATCAAAACACGGGTAGACCGTCTAAAAGATTTAGAACGCCGTGAGGAAACTGGCGCACTAGATTTATTACCGAAAAAAGAAGCATCAATGCTACGTCGGGAAATGACGAAGCTTCAGAAATACTTGGGCGGCATTAAAACAATGCGGAAAGTACCCGATATCGTGGTGATTGTAGACCAACGCCGGGAATATAACGCAGTTCAAGAATGCCAAAAGCTAAGTATTCCGATTGTGTCCATGCTGGATACAAACTGTGACCCAGATGTAGTAGATATCCCCATCCCAGCAAACGACGATGCTATCAGGTCAATTAAGCTGATAGTTGGAAAGTTGGCGGATGCCATTTATGAAGGTCGTCACGGTCAGCTTGAGGCTGAAGATGATTACGAAGATTACGACGGCGGTGAGTATGACGATGACTACGAAGAAACCGAATATACTGATGCCGTAATTCCCGACGAGGAAACAGAGGAATAA
- the tsf gene encoding translation elongation factor Ts → MAEISAKLVQELRQKTGAGMMDCKKALIETDGNVEEAIDWLRKKGISKAGAKSDRVAAEGLVDTYIQPGGRVGVLIEVNCQTDFVARNEAFKALVKNLAKQAATADSVESLLAQHYIEHESATVEEFIKQTIATLGENIQVRRFINFALAEGTQGVVDSYIHTGGRVGVLVELGSQSESVATNQEFQSLARNTAMQVAACPNVEYVSVDQIPAEVAQKEKDIEMGKDDLANKPDNIKEKIVQGRIEKRLKELTLLDQPYIRDQSISVEDLVKQAKAQLGEEIQVTRFVRYILGEGIEKQEISFADEVAAQMGTK, encoded by the coding sequence ATGGCGGAAATATCTGCAAAACTCGTCCAAGAGCTACGCCAAAAAACTGGTGCCGGCATGATGGACTGCAAAAAGGCGCTGATAGAGACTGATGGTAACGTAGAAGAAGCCATAGACTGGCTACGGAAAAAGGGCATCTCTAAGGCGGGCGCAAAAAGCGATCGCGTTGCGGCAGAAGGTCTAGTAGACACTTACATTCAGCCCGGTGGTCGGGTAGGTGTACTCATAGAAGTCAACTGCCAAACCGATTTTGTTGCTCGTAACGAGGCTTTTAAAGCTTTAGTTAAGAACCTAGCAAAGCAAGCTGCGACTGCTGATAGTGTTGAGTCTTTGTTGGCTCAACACTATATTGAACATGAAAGTGCAACTGTAGAAGAATTCATCAAGCAAACTATTGCTACGCTCGGTGAAAACATCCAAGTGCGTCGCTTTATCAATTTTGCACTAGCAGAAGGCACACAAGGTGTAGTAGACAGCTACATTCATACTGGCGGTCGAGTTGGTGTATTGGTAGAACTGGGTTCTCAAAGTGAGTCAGTAGCTACCAATCAAGAGTTCCAAAGCTTGGCACGGAATACTGCAATGCAAGTTGCGGCTTGTCCAAATGTTGAGTATGTGAGCGTAGACCAAATCCCCGCCGAAGTTGCCCAAAAGGAAAAAGATATTGAAATGGGCAAGGATGATTTGGCGAACAAGCCAGATAACATCAAAGAAAAGATTGTTCAGGGACGAATTGAAAAACGCCTGAAAGAATTGACTTTGCTCGATCAGCCTTACATTCGCGATCAAAGTATTTCCGTGGAAGACTTGGTGAAGCAAGCAAAGGCGCAATTAGGCGAAGAGATTCAAGTGACCCGCTTTGTCCGCTACATACTGGGCGAAGGCATTGAAAAGCAAGAAATTAGCTTTGCTGATGAAGTCGCTGCACAAATGGGTACTAAGTAA